Proteins co-encoded in one Arthrobacter sp. ERGS1:01 genomic window:
- a CDS encoding sensor histidine kinase, translating to MDAWCSMLARIGARDAAGLTPRSPGGATRSLIASTSSVALTAALVWQGIMVILSLAALGQPGWILATFQALVGVLAAFSIRSRRWGPALPPAMVAMGVWGYLLSGDLDSSLTFAACWQINFSAFFAGLLILQRYAIWMVVGSAVCTSVTILHFLPDWGAQLPASILVTQASIIIAIRLGLGALLRHSSKTDESVELADEASLRDEALTYQSARLAEDSRVLHDTAINTFAAIASAGAGARDVSRVITQCARDLELIEELRGARRTTAIATLLDVFEQPGITTIRQGAGDEAIQLAGTALPQRTVDGIIGCVREAVTNATKHSGANHVDVEVLTSTTELVVRVSDDGIGFREDTPAGRGVDASIRRRAIDHNFAADVRSTLGMGTVVTLSIALAPLSADQTENSNDAGLEASASTVNRRSGNYWGLGVTIVSIVLTVAGGTDDGGALFPMIAIMLVSLILARTPVLRRGRTLLPFLLVLGTLSVFYLSARATSFGLVGPAHWQALAATGPFVLLLSRTRGKAWPIVGAFAWGAVVVLMAVFALPTSETAAEIIIVAGLVGLGFSGVWTMFQRLVTRLSNLEAVSRAETFQASLHTELATVSQASYQRWMDAGLDASATLLRGIRDGRLNPHAESTRAACDEEERYLRQLVQINPDLVHIGKVFMPTLRRARELGIEFRLRLGDIDAANEHVARDISDVVSENLMSAEHGEALAVSLFPVAEGLQLTLTGSALQTPEHLADKARLVSLGQLELLEISFQSMQPVHRKSKHFAGTARIPVLNFQEEPYD from the coding sequence ATGGACGCATGGTGCAGCATGTTGGCTCGGATCGGCGCACGGGACGCCGCGGGCCTCACCCCACGTTCACCTGGTGGCGCAACAAGGTCGTTGATCGCTTCGACGTCCAGCGTTGCGCTCACTGCAGCATTGGTATGGCAAGGGATCATGGTCATACTGTCACTTGCCGCGTTGGGCCAGCCCGGTTGGATACTTGCAACTTTCCAAGCGCTGGTCGGTGTCCTTGCCGCTTTCTCGATCCGGAGCAGGCGTTGGGGGCCCGCTCTGCCGCCCGCGATGGTCGCCATGGGAGTATGGGGCTACTTGCTGAGCGGGGATTTGGATTCGTCACTGACTTTCGCTGCGTGCTGGCAGATTAACTTCTCGGCGTTCTTCGCAGGACTCTTGATACTGCAAAGGTACGCAATCTGGATGGTTGTTGGGTCTGCCGTGTGCACGTCAGTAACCATCCTCCACTTTCTTCCTGATTGGGGTGCCCAACTGCCGGCGTCGATCTTGGTAACGCAGGCATCCATCATCATCGCTATTAGGTTGGGACTCGGGGCTCTGCTGCGCCATTCCAGCAAGACGGACGAGAGCGTCGAACTCGCGGACGAAGCTTCCCTTCGAGATGAAGCACTCACCTACCAAAGCGCTCGCCTAGCCGAGGACTCACGTGTTCTGCACGATACCGCTATCAATACGTTCGCCGCGATCGCGTCAGCAGGGGCCGGCGCCCGTGATGTAAGTCGAGTCATAACTCAGTGCGCCAGAGACCTTGAACTCATTGAAGAACTCCGTGGCGCTCGACGAACCACCGCCATCGCCACACTTCTGGATGTGTTCGAGCAGCCTGGCATCACCACCATTCGCCAAGGAGCAGGTGACGAAGCAATACAACTGGCGGGTACTGCTCTACCTCAACGCACCGTCGACGGGATCATCGGGTGTGTCCGCGAAGCCGTCACCAACGCGACGAAGCACTCGGGTGCGAACCACGTAGACGTCGAAGTGCTCACTTCTACAACGGAGCTAGTCGTCCGTGTGAGTGACGACGGTATTGGTTTTCGCGAAGACACGCCTGCCGGGCGCGGTGTGGACGCCTCCATCCGACGTCGGGCCATTGACCACAACTTTGCTGCCGACGTGCGCAGTACACTCGGCATGGGTACGGTGGTCACGCTCTCAATAGCTCTGGCACCCCTTTCAGCGGATCAAACGGAAAATTCGAACGACGCCGGACTAGAAGCTTCGGCATCCACAGTAAACCGTCGCTCCGGCAATTACTGGGGCCTAGGCGTCACGATAGTGAGCATTGTGCTTACCGTCGCAGGAGGCACCGATGATGGAGGCGCACTGTTCCCGATGATCGCGATCATGCTCGTCTCCTTGATCCTTGCCCGAACCCCGGTGCTGCGTCGCGGGAGGACCCTTTTGCCATTCCTACTCGTGCTCGGCACTTTGTCGGTGTTCTACCTCTCAGCGCGCGCGACTTCCTTTGGCCTCGTCGGGCCGGCGCACTGGCAAGCGCTCGCGGCGACCGGGCCGTTCGTGTTGTTGCTGTCGAGAACTAGGGGTAAGGCATGGCCTATTGTAGGAGCCTTCGCATGGGGTGCGGTGGTAGTTCTAATGGCTGTTTTCGCGTTGCCCACTTCTGAGACGGCTGCCGAGATTATTATCGTTGCCGGTCTAGTGGGGCTGGGATTCTCAGGCGTCTGGACAATGTTTCAACGTCTCGTGACCCGGCTTTCTAACCTGGAGGCAGTGTCGCGCGCCGAAACATTTCAGGCAAGTCTGCACACTGAGCTGGCAACTGTATCTCAGGCAAGCTATCAACGCTGGATGGACGCAGGACTCGACGCTTCGGCCACGCTGTTGCGGGGCATCCGGGACGGTAGGTTGAACCCTCATGCGGAGTCAACGAGGGCTGCTTGTGATGAAGAGGAACGGTATCTCCGCCAGCTCGTGCAGATCAATCCCGACCTCGTGCACATTGGCAAAGTATTCATGCCCACGCTTCGTCGCGCACGGGAACTTGGTATCGAGTTCAGACTGCGACTCGGAGACATCGATGCAGCCAATGAACACGTCGCGCGTGACATTAGCGACGTCGTCAGCGAGAACCTGATGTCAGCTGAGCATGGCGAGGCACTCGCCGTCAGTCTGTTCCCCGTAGCGGAAGGGCTGCAGTTGACGCTTACCGGATCGGCACTCCAAACACCTGAACACCTAGCAGATAAGGCTCGCCTCGTCTCACTTGGGCAACTTGAGCTACTTGAAATTTCTTTCCAATCAATGCAACCAGTACATCGAAAATCCAAGCATTTCGCTGGGACCGCTCGCATCCCAGTGCTGAACTTTCAGGAAGAACCCTATGACTGA
- a CDS encoding MFS transporter, with protein MIVAMALIESLSGVTQGYLNPILPALGPVFSIDDPTINGIFLISNVSFAVLTPIISRLGDSYGYRLVLRGSTGIVTAGVLMMALWPSLWTVTVGVVMLTCVVGFIPLMMGILRVTSPGQTRTGVSVMIGMLMIMVGLGGLLAGIVGVTHPTLGFWVAVPFAIVALVCSFLLPDAGTPTREGLALAPLMACSLGLIGLVVALSMGPDWGWLDARTIGSGLLGLALLVVWIAIDVRSLPARKRFVDLRMLANPRIRTVSLATFFFGFASISYFGTNGIFLHANPDKAGYGFAFSSLMIAIILAGASVFSLLSSLLTAPLLRVIGERATLVLAGLLLAGGFMVMAVAHGSFVAYCAGFAMFNISLGMYQAGTRALSVEGVPLAETSTAAGLNELALSVGVAVGAAVVKMISSSFAVSGHISESGLSVIWGTLAVAALIAAAASTLYPKRHAVGVLS; from the coding sequence ATGATCGTGGCGATGGCTCTGATCGAATCACTCAGCGGCGTCACTCAGGGATATTTGAATCCCATCCTGCCCGCTCTCGGGCCGGTCTTTTCGATCGATGATCCGACGATCAACGGCATCTTCTTGATCTCCAACGTCAGCTTTGCCGTCCTCACACCGATCATCTCCCGGCTCGGTGACAGTTATGGATACCGGCTCGTGCTCCGCGGGTCGACAGGCATTGTCACTGCCGGCGTGCTCATGATGGCCCTTTGGCCTTCTCTGTGGACCGTGACGGTAGGTGTTGTCATGCTTACCTGCGTCGTGGGGTTCATTCCACTCATGATGGGCATCTTGAGGGTGACCAGCCCCGGACAAACCCGCACGGGCGTCAGCGTGATGATCGGCATGCTGATGATCATGGTTGGCCTGGGAGGCTTGCTGGCCGGGATCGTTGGAGTCACCCACCCCACCCTTGGGTTCTGGGTGGCGGTCCCGTTCGCCATTGTGGCCCTGGTCTGCTCCTTCCTGCTGCCTGACGCTGGGACGCCCACACGGGAGGGGCTCGCTCTCGCACCCTTGATGGCATGTTCCCTGGGGTTGATCGGCCTTGTGGTCGCGCTGTCGATGGGCCCGGATTGGGGCTGGCTGGATGCCCGGACGATCGGCTCGGGACTACTGGGGCTGGCGTTGCTGGTCGTATGGATCGCCATTGACGTCCGAAGCCTCCCGGCCAGGAAGAGGTTCGTGGACCTGCGCATGCTCGCCAATCCGCGGATCCGCACCGTATCTCTGGCGACCTTCTTCTTCGGGTTCGCCTCCATCAGCTACTTCGGCACGAACGGAATCTTCCTGCACGCGAACCCGGACAAGGCCGGCTACGGATTCGCATTCAGTTCACTCATGATTGCCATCATCTTGGCCGGAGCATCCGTGTTCTCGCTCCTGTCCTCATTGTTAACCGCCCCCTTGCTGAGGGTGATTGGCGAGCGTGCAACCCTGGTTCTCGCCGGTCTGCTGTTGGCCGGAGGTTTTATGGTCATGGCGGTGGCCCATGGTTCCTTCGTAGCGTATTGTGCCGGGTTTGCGATGTTCAATATCAGCCTTGGGATGTATCAGGCGGGGACACGGGCGTTGTCGGTGGAAGGTGTCCCGCTAGCGGAGACTTCAACGGCGGCCGGGCTCAATGAGTTGGCCTTATCAGTCGGGGTAGCCGTGGGTGCTGCCGTGGTGAAAATGATTTCGTCCTCGTTCGCTGTCTCCGGTCACATCAGTGAAAGCGGCCTCTCCGTCATTTGGGGAACCCTAGCCGTTGCCGCCTTGATCGCGGCGGCAGCTTCCACCCTGTATCCCAAGCGCCATGCCGTTGGAGTCCTGTCATGA
- a CDS encoding M20 family metallopeptidase, with product MNTHAPRVSASRSAAFDSASAVGIEARMAAALEHWQSEVIDLSHAIHADPEPSGEELRAARRVSSLLTAAGFTFDAIQPELPASFSARLGSGSLVVALCIEYDALPGIGHACGHNVNAASAVGAALVLAAVADDLGITVKVLGTPAEETTGGKVDLINEGFFDDVSMAMMAHAGAEDVVGSTSLAVNMWNVLYEGRPAHAAAAPDQGINALDALVVAQVAVSLARQQLPPGSIVSLIVTEGGSAVNVIPERARASVEMRSPTVAGLSVIENRVRRCLEAGAHASGSTLTITPAGHAFVELRQDSFLSEAYGKAMVTRGRDVRYSEAPVASTDMGNVSHLVPSIHPLLGYDVGGAVHHTAEFAEHGASISADQAVIDGAFGLAVAASAAASDPLQRQRLLGNTTEKTPPFPTLAEPFPRV from the coding sequence ATGAATACACATGCCCCTCGGGTTTCCGCTTCCCGGTCGGCGGCATTCGACAGTGCCTCCGCCGTGGGGATCGAGGCCAGGATGGCAGCAGCGTTGGAGCATTGGCAGTCCGAGGTCATCGACCTGAGCCACGCAATTCACGCCGATCCCGAACCCAGCGGGGAGGAGCTTCGAGCCGCCAGACGGGTTTCCTCGCTGCTGACAGCAGCCGGTTTCACCTTCGATGCCATCCAGCCCGAACTCCCAGCCTCTTTCAGTGCACGATTAGGCTCCGGTTCGCTGGTAGTGGCGCTCTGTATTGAATACGACGCACTTCCAGGCATTGGACATGCCTGCGGGCACAATGTAAACGCGGCGTCAGCCGTGGGGGCGGCCCTCGTGCTCGCTGCCGTGGCCGATGACCTTGGCATCACCGTCAAGGTCCTGGGCACCCCGGCTGAGGAGACCACCGGCGGCAAGGTCGACCTGATCAACGAAGGATTCTTTGACGATGTCTCGATGGCCATGATGGCCCATGCCGGCGCCGAGGACGTAGTGGGAAGCACCTCGCTGGCGGTAAACATGTGGAATGTGCTCTACGAGGGACGCCCAGCACACGCCGCAGCAGCACCCGATCAGGGCATCAACGCCCTGGACGCACTGGTGGTGGCCCAAGTTGCCGTTTCGTTGGCGAGGCAACAGCTTCCGCCGGGATCCATTGTCTCGCTCATCGTGACCGAAGGCGGAAGCGCGGTTAACGTCATACCAGAACGCGCCCGGGCCAGCGTGGAAATGCGTTCCCCCACCGTGGCCGGCCTGAGTGTCATCGAGAATCGCGTGCGGCGTTGTCTGGAGGCCGGAGCACACGCCAGTGGCAGCACACTCACAATCACCCCAGCGGGCCATGCCTTTGTAGAATTGCGGCAGGACTCCTTCCTCTCCGAGGCCTACGGCAAGGCCATGGTGACACGGGGGCGGGACGTCCGCTACAGCGAAGCGCCAGTAGCCTCCACGGACATGGGCAACGTCTCCCACCTGGTGCCAAGCATTCACCCGCTGCTCGGCTACGACGTGGGCGGGGCCGTCCACCACACTGCAGAGTTTGCCGAGCACGGGGCATCGATCTCCGCGGACCAGGCGGTGATCGACGGCGCATTCGGTCTGGCGGTGGCCGCCAGCGCAGCGGCCTCGGACCCGCTGCAACGTCAACGGCTACTTGGCAACACCACCGAAAAAACCCCACCATTCCCTACGTTGGCTGAGCCCTTCCCCCGGGTCTAA
- a CDS encoding ParB family protein — protein sequence MKPKKSPSFSLSLPVETADQVRAVQQAVGAQEGYASVNELLAAAVNRELRWLQRKHNGGMPWRGIPAGVFRPGMRTKEESRGSGPNSTGRTTPRGRSAMIQGEK from the coding sequence ATGAAGCCTAAGAAGTCCCCGAGTTTTAGCCTGTCCCTGCCCGTCGAAACCGCGGATCAGGTACGTGCCGTGCAACAAGCTGTGGGAGCCCAGGAAGGGTACGCGTCCGTCAATGAGCTGCTGGCGGCGGCGGTTAATCGGGAGTTACGCTGGCTCCAACGCAAACACAACGGCGGTATGCCTTGGCGCGGGATCCCGGCCGGAGTCTTTCGCCCAGGCATGCGCACCAAGGAAGAAAGCCGGGGGAGTGGGCCTAACTCCACCGGTCGAACCACTCCACGGGGCAGAAGTGCCATGATTCAAGGGGAAAAATAG
- a CDS encoding low temperature requirement protein A → MTGREPSEPNRVASPLELFFDLVFVIAVSQASQNLHHGVSEGHTLATLLGYAMVFFAIWWAWMNFTWFASAFDTDDWLYRVTTIVQMGGVLVLAAGIQSALVDGQWATVTWGYLIMRLAMVVQWIRVALSDPEQRSVALRYAIGIAAVQIIWVVRILFATEVQFWTFWPAVFLELTVPVWAEKSRKTPWHPHHIAERYSLFVLILLGESLLASANAVIDSLNAGGHAGDVIRLALAGLVLAAGIWWIYFSQTHGKRLSNARTGFGFGYPHYLIFAAVGALSAGIEVELDVLAKSEENLPTMTGSVALTLPVFVFMIVVWAALLRPSLPIIVSTVFLACTAGTLAIAAFPALTVISISIFVMIAVSALEIHRSSVLASPASD, encoded by the coding sequence ATGACAGGCCGCGAGCCGAGCGAACCGAACCGTGTAGCAAGTCCCCTGGAGCTCTTCTTTGATCTAGTCTTTGTCATTGCGGTTTCGCAGGCATCGCAGAACTTACATCATGGTGTGTCAGAAGGTCACACACTAGCGACCCTGCTCGGGTACGCAATGGTGTTCTTCGCAATTTGGTGGGCTTGGATGAATTTCACCTGGTTTGCCTCGGCCTTCGACACAGATGACTGGCTCTACCGGGTGACCACTATCGTGCAGATGGGTGGGGTTCTCGTCCTCGCTGCGGGGATCCAAAGCGCGCTCGTGGATGGCCAATGGGCAACAGTCACTTGGGGATATCTGATCATGCGTCTAGCAATGGTCGTCCAGTGGATCAGAGTGGCCCTCTCCGATCCAGAGCAGCGGAGTGTTGCACTTCGCTATGCTATCGGCATCGCAGCCGTACAGATCATTTGGGTGGTGCGAATTCTGTTCGCCACCGAGGTTCAGTTCTGGACCTTCTGGCCGGCGGTGTTCTTAGAGCTAACGGTTCCAGTTTGGGCCGAAAAATCACGGAAGACACCTTGGCATCCGCACCATATCGCAGAGAGGTACAGTCTCTTCGTTCTGATCCTTCTTGGAGAGAGCCTGCTTGCATCTGCTAATGCAGTAATCGATTCTCTAAACGCGGGTGGTCATGCAGGGGACGTTATCCGGCTCGCCCTCGCCGGGCTTGTACTGGCTGCAGGAATCTGGTGGATCTATTTCTCTCAAACACACGGCAAGCGGCTTAGCAATGCACGCACCGGATTTGGGTTCGGATACCCGCACTACCTGATTTTTGCTGCAGTTGGTGCGTTATCGGCGGGAATAGAAGTCGAACTAGATGTGCTCGCAAAGTCAGAGGAGAATCTACCAACGATGACAGGTTCAGTGGCTCTCACGTTGCCGGTATTCGTCTTCATGATCGTCGTGTGGGCTGCGCTGCTCAGACCTTCGCTACCAATCATTGTCTCGACAGTGTTCCTCGCCTGCACAGCTGGGACCCTCGCCATAGCAGCCTTTCCGGCGCTCACTGTTATCAGTATTTCTATCTTCGTAATGATCGCAGTTTCGGCGCTGGAAATACATCGTTCCTCCGTATTAGCATCCCCAGCTTCGGATTGA
- a CDS encoding IS5 family transposase (programmed frameshift), whose amino-acid sequence MSRTSVLTDGQWARIQPLLPSSSGRRGRPFRDDRKVVEGIIYRYRCGIAWRDVPTEFGPWQTIWKRHRRYSGDGTWDGILAQLLTAADAVGLVDWAVSVDSTVNRAHQHGTNLPRPTGGPSNYMNLLDEPADHAIGRSRGGLTTKIHALVDGNGRPLALLVAPGQGGDAPMFPHLMDHLSINRAGPGRPRTRPDRVRADKAYSSKAIRTHLRDRGITAVIPQPSDQIGHRKRRGSSGGRPPAFDKEDYKGRNVVERNFNTFKQWRGLATRYDKLALTYRGGAVLRALTIWLTALGDTP is encoded by the exons GTGTCACGTACTTCTGTTTTGACTGATGGTCAGTGGGCCCGTATCCAGCCGTTACTCCCCTCGTCCTCCGGCCGTCGGGGTCGCCCCTTTCGGGATGACCGCAAGGTGGTCGAGGGCATCATTTACCGGTATCGGTGCGGGATCGCTTGGCGTGACGTGCCGACCGAGTTCGGTCCATGGCAGACGATCTGGAAACGCCACCGCCGCTACAGCGGGGACGGCACGTGGGACGGGATCTTGGCCCAGCTGCTCACTGCAGCCGATGCTGTGGGCCTGGTGGATTGGGCGGTCTCGGTCGATTCCACGGTCAACCGCGCCCATCAGCACGGCACCAATCTTCCCCGCCCCACAGGGGGA CCATCGAATTACATGAATCTGCTCGATGAGCCGGCCGACCATGCAATTGGCCGCTCCCGTGGCGGGCTGACTACGAAGATCCATGCCCTGGTCGATGGCAACGGCAGGCCCCTGGCGTTACTGGTTGCTCCCGGCCAGGGCGGGGACGCACCCATGTTTCCCCACCTGATGGACCATCTGAGTATCAACCGGGCCGGTCCGGGCAGGCCAAGAACCCGCCCGGACCGGGTACGCGCAGACAAGGCCTACTCCTCAAAAGCAATCCGGACCCACCTTCGAGATCGGGGCATCACGGCCGTCATCCCGCAACCATCCGATCAGATCGGGCACCGGAAACGCCGCGGCTCCTCCGGTGGCCGACCACCAGCATTCGACAAGGAAGACTACAAAGGCCGCAACGTCGTTGAGCGAAACTTCAACACCTTCAAACAATGGCGCGGACTGGCGACCCGTTACGACAAACTCGCCCTCACCTACCGAGGCGGAGCCGTCCTCCGCGCCCTCACCATCTGGCTGACCGCATTAGGAGACACGCCCTAG